A window of Rhodothermales bacterium contains these coding sequences:
- a CDS encoding histidine kinase, producing the protein MTRTSSPPPRPAIAPTLSTRWRWIEGGLLVLFWGTFALLAIGREAFNPHFGGSSGLHEGEALYMFLENMVWASMTPVVFWISTRLFPDRIGWLRTILGAAGTGVTMAIVVDMIDHMLWNGIVAGRQDRPLSIVYILSNFHFLTEFFVYTVVLIAGYARAYFLRSQEHLKEAIQLRVDAARLQTHLAEARLRALRMQINPHFLFNTLHVISDHFEEDPRAARRMIARLSEILRYTFEGTETREVPLSNELRFLDGYLDIQRFRFEDRLAVNLDIAPEAMEALVPTLILQPLVENAIKHGVSQIEGPGVITIRAWRDDEQLHLRVADNGPGVTKREDNGGRGASGGIGLRNTRERLETLYGTRQQFTAESAPGGGFVARIVLPYHTSSDYFLESADEDE; encoded by the coding sequence ATGACCCGTACATCTTCCCCACCCCCGCGACCTGCGATCGCGCCGACGCTATCTACGCGCTGGCGCTGGATAGAGGGGGGATTGCTCGTGCTTTTCTGGGGGACATTCGCCCTGCTCGCCATCGGGCGCGAGGCCTTTAATCCGCACTTCGGCGGATCGAGCGGGCTGCACGAGGGGGAGGCATTATACATGTTTTTGGAAAACATGGTTTGGGCGTCTATGACGCCGGTGGTGTTCTGGATCAGTACTCGACTCTTTCCGGACCGGATCGGCTGGTTGCGAACAATCCTCGGCGCCGCCGGCACGGGCGTGACGATGGCCATCGTGGTGGATATGATCGACCATATGTTGTGGAACGGGATCGTCGCCGGCCGGCAGGATCGCCCGTTATCCATCGTCTACATCCTCAGCAATTTTCATTTCCTGACCGAATTTTTTGTCTATACGGTCGTACTCATCGCCGGCTACGCGCGGGCCTACTTCCTCCGCTCGCAGGAACACCTCAAGGAAGCCATCCAGCTCCGCGTGGATGCGGCCCGTCTCCAGACGCACCTCGCCGAGGCCCGCCTGCGCGCCCTCCGAATGCAGATCAATCCGCACTTTTTGTTTAATACGCTCCACGTGATTTCCGACCATTTCGAGGAAGATCCCCGCGCCGCGCGGCGGATGATCGCCCGTCTGAGCGAAATCCTTCGTTACACGTTCGAAGGGACGGAGACCCGTGAGGTGCCCCTCTCCAACGAGCTTCGGTTTCTGGATGGGTACCTTGATATCCAGCGGTTCCGCTTCGAGGATCGCCTCGCGGTTAACCTGGACATCGCGCCGGAGGCCATGGAGGCGCTTGTGCCCACCCTCATCCTTCAACCCCTTGTCGAAAACGCCATCAAACATGGCGTCAGCCAGATCGAAGGCCCGGGCGTGATCACGATTCGCGCCTGGCGGGACGACGAGCAGCTGCATTTGCGTGTCGCCGACAACGGGCCAGGGGTGACGAAGCGAGAAGACAACGGCGGGCGCGGCGCATCCGGCGGTATTGGACTGCGTAACACGCGGGAGCGCCTTGAAACTTTGTACGGGACGCGCCAGCAGTTCACCGCCGAGTCCGCACCCGGCGGAGGGTTTGTCGCCCGCATCGTGTTGCCCTATCACACCAGCAGCGACTACTTTTTGGAGTCGGCGGATGAGGACGAATGA
- a CDS encoding LytTR family DNA-binding domain-containing protein — protein MHEVTPSAPHTPPRPTIRVLVVDDEPGARRRVERLIKREADVILVDSVGTGREALAAIAEHTPDLVFLDVQMPMMTGIEVVRNLPADRAPAIIFVTAFDQYAVKAFELAALDYLLKPFDDERFEQALARARKALSGSEEGRLAEKLAAMLQAFEGAARRPAPPRYMERIAVELRGQLRIVPVEQIDYINASGNYAYLNVGEEKLLVREQMQVLEERLPPDIFFRIHRSSIVRLNEIERLISNPGGDYAVRLRSGMLLKVSRNRWGELGLRLGIQSAAGDGAV, from the coding sequence ATGCACGAAGTTACCCCTTCCGCACCGCATACACCCCCCCGCCCGACGATCCGTGTGCTGGTCGTAGACGACGAGCCGGGCGCCCGCCGGCGGGTAGAGCGCCTCATCAAACGCGAGGCAGACGTCATCCTGGTCGACAGCGTGGGCACGGGCCGCGAAGCGCTGGCGGCAATTGCCGAGCACACCCCGGATCTCGTATTTCTGGATGTTCAGATGCCGATGATGACCGGCATCGAAGTCGTGCGCAACCTGCCGGCGGATCGTGCGCCGGCGATCATCTTCGTTACCGCGTTCGACCAGTACGCCGTCAAAGCCTTCGAGCTGGCCGCGCTCGACTATCTCCTCAAGCCCTTTGACGACGAGCGCTTCGAACAAGCCCTGGCGCGGGCGAGGAAGGCGCTTTCGGGATCGGAGGAGGGTCGGTTGGCCGAAAAGCTGGCGGCCATGTTGCAGGCCTTCGAGGGCGCGGCCAGGCGACCGGCGCCGCCGCGGTACATGGAGCGCATCGCCGTCGAGCTCCGCGGCCAGCTCCGCATCGTGCCCGTCGAGCAGATCGATTACATCAACGCGAGCGGCAACTACGCGTATCTCAACGTAGGCGAAGAAAAGCTGCTCGTCCGCGAGCAGATGCAGGTGCTCGAGGAGCGCCTGCCGCCCGACATCTTCTTCCGCATCCACCGCAGCTCGATCGTCCGCCTGAACGAGATCGAGCGCCTGATCAGCAATCCGGGCGGCGACTACGCCGTGCGGCTTCGCAGCGGCATGCTTCTCAAGGTGAGTCGCAACCGATGGGGCGAACTCGGGCTCCGGCTCGGCATCCAGTCCGCCGCCGGCGACGGGGCCGTTTGA